Proteins encoded within one genomic window of Cucumis sativus cultivar 9930 chromosome 3, Cucumber_9930_V3, whole genome shotgun sequence:
- the LOC101203063 gene encoding oligopeptide transporter 4 — MGTEVTETPLTVDELLEKEDISPIEEVRLTVSTTDDVSQPVWTFRMWTLGLISCCAMSFVNQFFSYRREPLVITQISVQVASLPIGRFMAATLPTRKFRIPGFGSKEFSFNPGPFNMKEHVLISIFANAGSAFGSGSAYAVAIVTIIKVFYWRSIAFFTSWLLVITTQVLGYGWAGLMRKYVVEPAHMWWPNTLVQISLFRTLHEEEEEGERRISRIKFFLIVLAASFTWYIFPGYIFQTLQSISWVCWAFPHSVTAHQLGSGFSGLGFGSFSLDWSTVASFLGSPLITPFFAIVNIFVGYVALIYVVIPIAYWGLNVFNAKTFPIFSSYLFTSSGQVYDITSIVNDNFELNQEAYAQVGRVNLSSFFAITYGFGFAAIAATLTHVALFHGREIVKKFRASSEGREDIHTRLMRNYKDIPTWWFHIVLLGAIAASLALCIFLKKEVQLPWWGLLFAAALAFIFTLPISIITATTNQTPGLNIITEYLMGVILPGRPIANVCFKTYGYISMAQAVSFLNDFKLGHYMKIPPRSMFLVQLIGTVIAGTINVSVAWWLLSSVDQICHQSPSSNSPWTCPGDRVFFDASVIWGLVGPKRIFGSQGNYPALNWFFLAGLLGPSLVYLLHRIFPNQSWIPLINLPVLFGATASMPPATPINYNSWILVGTVFNYFLFRYRKKWWQRYNYILSAALDAGVAFMALLIHFAFGVRDVHMNWWGSNPIDTDHCLLASCPTAKGVVADGCPVF, encoded by the exons ATGGGGACGGAGGTAACAGAGACGCCGTTAACGGTGGACGAACtgttagaaaaagaagatatttCTCCAATAGAGGAAGTCCGATTAACGGTATCAACAACCGACGACGTGTCGCAACCGGTATGGACTTTCCGGATGTGGACGCTAGGTTTGATATCATGTTGTGCTATGTCGTTTGTGAACCAGTTCTTCAGTTACCGCAGAGAGCCACTGGTGATCACTCAAATCAGCGTCCAGGTGGCATCGCTCCCAATCGGAAGGTTCATGGCGGCCACTCTTCCCACCAGAAAGTTTCGGATCCCCGGGTTTGGGTCAAAGGAGTTCTCGTTCAACCCGGGTCCGTTTAACATGAAAGAACACGTGcttatttcaatatttgcCAACGCCGGAAGCGCTTTCGGCAGTGGGTCGGCGTATGCGGTGGCGATTGTTACCATTATCAAGGTTTTCTATTGGAGGAGCATTGCTTTCTTTACCTCGTGGCTTCTCGTTATCACTACCCAg GTATTAGGTTACGGGTGGGCGGGTTTGATGAGGAAGTACGTGGTTGAGCCGGCGCATATGTGGTGGCCGAATACCCTCGTGCAGATTTCCCTTTTCCG AACATTACacgaggaagaagaagaaggcgAGAGGCGAATATCACGTATAAAATTCTTCCTAATAGTTCTTGCAGCCAGTTTCACATGGTACATATTCCCAGGCTACATCTTCCAAACCCTTCAAAGCATATCATGGGTCTGCTGGGCGTTTCCCCATTCAGTAACGGCTCATCAACTCGGCTCGGGCTTCTCAGGTCTCGGGTTCGGCTCATTTTCTCTTGACTGGTCCACCGTGGCTTCGTTCTTGGGCAGCCCTCTGATCACCCCGTTCTTCGCCATCGTCAACATCTTCGTTGGCTACGTGGCCCTCATCTACGTGGTCATCCCTATTGCCTATTGGGGATTAAACGTGTTCAATGCCAAAACGTTCCCCATCTTTTCATCGTATTTGTTCACTTCGAGCGGGCAGGTGTATGATATAACTTCCATTGTTAATGATAACTTTGAGCTCAACCAGGAGGCGTACGCGCAAGTTGGAAGGGTCAATTTAAGCTCATTCTTTGCTATTACTTATGGCTTTGGTTTTGCTGCTATTGCCGCTACTCTCACTCACGTTGCTTTGTTTCATGGCAG GGAGATAGTTAAAAAGTTCAGAGCTTCATCAGAAGGGAGGGAAGACATCCACACAAGGCTTATGAGGAACTATAAAGACATTCCAACCTGGTGGTTTCATATAGTTTTATTAGGGGCAATAGCCGCCTCCCTTGCGCTTTGCATTTTCTTGAAGAAGGAGGTTCAGTTGCCCTGGTGGGGTCTCCTTTTTGCAGCTGCCCTTGCTTTCATTTTCACCCTCCCGATTAGCATCATCACAGCCACCACTAATCag ACTCCAGGGCTGAATATTATAACAGAGTATTTGATGGGAGTGATATTGCCTGGAAGGCCAATAGCCAATGTTTGCTTCAAGACTTATGGATATATAAGCATGGCCCAAGCAGTTAGCTTTCTgaatgatttcaaattaggACATTACATGAAGATCCCTCCTAGGTCCATGTTCCTTGTTCAG CTGATTGGTACAGTAATAGCTGGGACAATAAATGTGAGCGTTGCATGGTGGCTTTTATCAAGCGTAGACCAAATATGCCACCAAAGCCCTTCCTCAAACAGCCCATGGACATGTCCAGGCGACCGAGTTTTCTTCGACGCGTCAGTCATATGGGGTTTAGTCGGTCCAAAACGAATATTCGGCTCTCAAGGAAACTACCCAGCTCTCAATTGGTTTTTCCTCGCTGGTCTCCTCGGCCCTTCCCTCGTCTATCTCCTCCACCGAATTTTCCCCAACCAATCCTGGATTCCACTCATCAACCTCCCCGTTCTCTTCGGCGCCACCGCAAGCATGCCCCCAGCCACGCCGATTAATTACAACTCATGGATTTTAGTCGGCACGGTCTTTAATTACTTCCTCTTCCGGTACCGGAAGAAGTGGTGGCAACGTTATAACTATATTTTGTCGGCGGCGTTGGACGCCGGCGTGGCGTTCATGGCGTTGCTTATTCATTTTGCATTTGGTGTTCGGGATGTGCATATGAATTGGTGGGGTTCTAATCCCATTGACACGGATCATTGTTTGCTTGCTAGTTGTCCCACTGCTAAAGGCGTTGTGGCTGATGGTTGTCCCGTGTTTTAA
- the LOC101223098 gene encoding protein odr-4 homolog, which yields MVKTVVGEESRLKIVEDRLAQSAIPSEIGLVIGRLSSPLDRGFVFDLVPTPLNDAGEAACSLVGAIKDDKKKGSKGKSPAVDSSSLVIDKDWVAEHARQVRRMLPGGVKVIGIYVWASEMAVKNSTLMLCQTVKTVAEAAPVNDLEERLLVHICYSPRRWTCKNFFLTSNITSNSLRPCDFKMGRVLTSLQTFKCMFNFDMRIPVWRASNTQRLIDVIRNEISIQADVLKGAKAVVDGNLVVSDDPSIVGDLHEIELLLPFLKNTSFEVSSQKDVDGIMVFRGSVCSFAYLNSKEPISEAVREIKGDIITSLQSRLDIICDEVDADKDVSNDVHKDANEVASEQHVSQLFLHSLRKKCDLSFPRRVFVPWLADIYICDYLQPSETTEVLKENCTELMSMEAPMDMKSVLEPEKEALSFSTELFWDVASPFQSTETSLVKNNINDDTRTGNDVVLRSKSSGINIMVAVFVLILAVIFGFVLLFMMGS from the exons ATGGTGAAAACTGTGGTCGGAGAAGAGTCTCGGCTGAAAATCGTCGAGGATCGCCTCGCTCAGTCCGCAATTCCATCGGAG ATCGGCCTTGTGATCGGAAGACTTAGCTCTCCATTAGATAGAGGTTTCGTTTTCGATTTGGTCCCAACTCCTCTCAACGACGCCGGAGAGGCGGCTTGTTCCCTCGTCGGCGCCATTAAAGACGATAAGAAGAAGGGATCGAAAGGCAAATCTCCAGCTGTCGATTCATCGTCTTTGGTTATCGACAAGGATTGGGTTGCTGAACATGCTCGACAG GTTCGGAGAATGCTACCGGGTGGTGTGAAGGTGATTGGCATTTATGTTTGGGCCAGTGAAATGGCGGTTAAGAATTCAACCCTAATGCTTTGCCAG ACTGTAAAGACTGTTGCGGAAGCAGCACCAGTCAATGACTTGGAGGAAAGACTCCTCGTCCATATCTGTTATAGTCCAAGGAG GTGGACATGTAAGAATTTCTTTTTGACTTCAAATATCACATCAAACAGTTTGCGTCCttgtgattttaaaatggGAAGAGTCTTAACATCACTTCAGACGTTTAAGTGTATGTTCAATTTTGATATGAG GATACCTGTTTGGAGGGCATCAAATACCCAAAGATTAATAGATGTAATTCGTAATGAAATTTCCATTCAAGCTGATGTTCTAAAAGGTGCAAAGGCCGTGGTTGATGGAAATCTG GTTGTCAGTGATGACCCTTCGATTGTAGGGGACTTGCATGAAATTGAACTACTCCTACCATTCCTGAAAAATACGTCTTTTGAAG TGTCCAGCCAAAAAGATGTTGATGGTATCATGGTCTTTAGAGGCTCTGTTTGTTCTTTTGcttatttgaattcaaaagaGCCTATTTCCGAAGCTGTAAGGGAAATAAAG GGAGATATCATTACAAGTTTACAAAGTAGATTGGACATAATATGTGATGAGGTAGATGCAGATAAAGATGTATCTAACGACGTTCATAAGGATGCAAATGAAGTGGCATCAGAACAACACGTTTCTCAGCTCTTCCTTCACTCATTAAG GAAAAAGTGTGATCTCTCATTTCCTCGAAGAGTATTTGTTCCTTGGTTGGCAGACATATACATTTGCGACTACTTGCAACCATCTGAGACAACTGAG gttttgaaagaaaattgcaCTGAATTAATGTCCATGGAAGCACCAATGGACATGAAATCAGTTCTTGAACCAGAAAAAGAGGCTCTTTCCTTCTCTACAGAATTATTTTGGGACGTGGCCTCCCCATTCCAGTCGACTGAGACTTCTTTAGTGAAGAACAACATAAATGATGATACGAGAACGGGCAATGACGTAGTTTTGCGCAGCAAGTCAAGTGGTATTAATATTATGGTGGCTGTTTTCGTCCTTATCCTTGCGGTTATATTTGGCTTTGTGTTGCTTTTCATGATGGGGTCGTGA
- the LOC101203061 gene encoding phosphoglycerate mutase-like protein produces the protein MDSAEGLSLYPSHRCKTIHLVRHAQGTHNVAMEKDRSLLQSYDYFDAQLSPLGWQQVDNLRKHVHSCGISNTIELVIVSPLLRTMQTAVGTFGGDEYKDGIIAPPLMVANVGGSNHPGISSLHCPPFLAVELCRERMGVHPCDKRRSISEYRALFPAIDFSMIEHDNDVLWTPDSRETNDQIVARGLEFLNWLWTRKEKEIAIVTHSAFLFELMKCFGNDCHPSIKSEICTFFTNCELRSMVIVDKSMTGSDISRTNYPGKIPRGLDLPNDIALEKQPEMGVTIDDVEA, from the exons ATGGACTCTGCAGAAGGTTTGAGTTTGTACCCGTCGCACCGTTGTAAGACTATTCATCTG GTGAGACATGCGCAGGGAACTCATAATGTTGCAATGGAAAAGGATCGCAGTTTGCTTCAATcttatgattattttgatgCTCAACTTTCCCCTTTAGGATGGCAGCAA GTTGACAATTTGCGGAAGCATGTGCATTCATGTGGAATTTCAAACACAATCGAATTAGTCATCGTCTCCCCGTTGTTAAG GACAATGCAAACAGCAGTTGGAACCTTTGGTGGTGATGAGTACAAAGATGGTATAATTGCTCCTCCATTAATGGTAGCAAATGTTGGGGGCAGCAACCATCCTGGAATTTCAAGCCTTCACTGCCCACCATTTTTGGCAGTAGAGCTTTGTAGGGAACGTATG GGTGTTCATCCATGTGATAAGAGGAGAAGCATTAGCGAGTATCGGGCTCTTTTCCCTGCAATTGATTTCTCCATG ATTGAACATGATAATGACGTCCTGTGGACTCCAGACAGCAGAGAAACGAATGACCAGATTGTAGCAAGGGGACTGGAGTTTCTGAATTG GCTGTGGACTCggaaggagaaagagattGCAATTGTCACCCACAGTGCGTTCTTATTTGAGCTTATGAAATGCTTTGGAAATGACTGCCATCCATCTATAAAGAGCGAAATCTGCACATT TTTTACAAACTGTGAGCTTCGATCCATGGTTATTGTTGACAAGAG TATGACAGGTTCGGATATCTCAAGGACTAATTACCCAGGCAAAATTCCTCGAGGCCTCGATCTTCCCAATGACATTGCCCTTGAGAAGCAACCAGAGATGGGAGTTACAATTGATGATGTTGAAGCTTGA